The following are from one region of the Stigmatella ashevillena genome:
- the gpmI gene encoding 2,3-bisphosphoglycerate-independent phosphoglycerate mutase: MKPAHKVLLCILDGWGIRQEREDNAILQAGTPNLDRISHGFPFTELHTSGMAVGLPEGQMGNSEVGHTNIGAGRIVYQDLVRINRAAESGELGNNPVIRAAMDQAKADGKAFHLVGLVSPGGVHSSMDHLFALLKATRERGLPQVYVHAFLDGRDTPPQSGLGYVEQLERFLKETNSGRIATVGGRYYGMDRDKRWDRVKLAYDALVLAQGPKAPDALSAIRASYAEKVTDEFVIPTVISQGDGSPVGRIRNGDVVLFFNFRADRAREITSALAFPTFKEFDRSGLQLGRYVCMTQYDETFNLPIAYGADQPQDIFPEVLSRAGLRQFRTAETEKYAHVTFFFNGGREVVFPGEERHLVPSPRDVKTYDLKPEMSARELTSELVKRVDAGTYDFALVNFANPDMVGHSGRLDAAIQAVKVVDECLGHLGDVCRRNGWVLAISADHGNCEMMRDPTTGEPHTSHTLNPVPFHLIHPDFRGQKLRPGVLADIAPTLCKVMGLAQPQEMNRMGLLP, encoded by the coding sequence ATGAAACCAGCGCACAAGGTCCTGCTCTGCATCCTGGATGGTTGGGGAATCCGTCAGGAGCGCGAGGACAACGCCATCCTCCAGGCCGGTACCCCGAACCTCGATCGCATCTCCCACGGCTTCCCCTTCACCGAGCTGCACACCTCTGGGATGGCCGTGGGCCTTCCGGAAGGGCAGATGGGCAACTCGGAGGTTGGCCACACCAACATTGGCGCCGGCCGGATCGTCTATCAGGACCTCGTCCGCATCAATCGCGCCGCCGAATCCGGTGAGCTGGGCAACAACCCCGTCATCCGCGCGGCCATGGACCAGGCCAAGGCGGACGGCAAGGCCTTCCACCTGGTGGGGCTCGTCTCGCCGGGCGGGGTGCACTCCTCCATGGACCACCTGTTCGCCCTGCTCAAGGCCACCCGCGAGCGCGGTCTGCCCCAGGTCTATGTCCACGCCTTCCTCGACGGACGGGACACCCCTCCCCAGAGCGGGCTGGGTTACGTGGAGCAGTTGGAGCGCTTCCTCAAGGAGACGAACTCCGGCCGCATCGCCACCGTGGGAGGGCGCTACTACGGCATGGACCGCGACAAGCGGTGGGACCGCGTCAAGCTGGCCTATGACGCGCTGGTGCTCGCCCAGGGCCCCAAGGCCCCCGATGCGTTGTCCGCCATCCGCGCCTCCTACGCGGAGAAGGTCACCGACGAGTTCGTCATCCCCACCGTCATCAGCCAGGGCGACGGCTCTCCCGTGGGCCGCATCCGCAACGGGGATGTGGTGCTGTTCTTCAACTTCCGCGCCGACCGCGCCCGCGAGATCACGAGCGCGCTGGCCTTCCCCACCTTCAAGGAGTTCGACCGGTCAGGGCTCCAGCTCGGACGCTACGTCTGCATGACGCAGTATGACGAGACGTTCAATCTGCCCATCGCCTACGGGGCCGATCAGCCGCAGGACATCTTCCCCGAGGTGCTCTCCCGCGCGGGGCTGCGCCAGTTCCGCACCGCGGAGACGGAGAAGTATGCGCACGTCACCTTCTTCTTCAATGGCGGCCGGGAGGTGGTGTTTCCCGGGGAAGAACGGCACCTGGTTCCCTCTCCCCGCGATGTGAAGACGTATGACTTGAAGCCGGAGATGTCCGCGCGGGAGCTGACGAGCGAGTTGGTGAAGCGCGTCGATGCGGGAACGTACGACTTCGCGCTCGTCAACTTCGCCAACCCGGACATGGTGGGCCACAGCGGGCGGTTGGACGCCGCCATTCAGGCGGTGAAGGTGGTGGACGAGTGCCTGGGCCACCTGGGCGATGTGTGCCGCCGCAATGGCTGGGTCCTGGCCATCTCCGCGGACCACGGCAACTGCGAGATGATGAGGGATCCCACCACGGGCGAGCCGCACACCTCGCACACGCTCAAC
- a CDS encoding sensor histidine kinase, with protein sequence MTSRSPEVQKHLALARRNCLICAAAFGMGAAVQPLLYGAVNVPFVGVQLGGGALFCLLGMLLGAGRVSLNVVSVMTSVVSISSLTATVLLTGGMHSPAFAVFYCLPLIITVFTPGRRLPMVLAITLALGGLVLVSVLSQATRLQLASYAVTYGFTALVAAYGAQTYRRLIQAEQLSQEARLEVLKQLSESEHRLELAERNRAEIERLVLIGQLASSVAHEVNNPLAFVKSNLRFIEEEFGQHPAMPNRDEFHEVLGETQQGVQRIQQIVADLKQFSRLDPLHEECSVEEALAEAERLASVRLHSLGDVVSEVSPGLPRVRMGQRHLVQVLLNLLVNAADAVEVVEPKRPARIVIRASRSTAGVRLEVEDNGPGIAPQVMARLFEPFFSTKPPGQGTGLGLALCREYISRSGGTLVAENAPEGGARFTLELAAAAAP encoded by the coding sequence GTGACATCCCGTTCTCCAGAGGTTCAAAAGCACCTGGCCCTGGCGCGGCGCAATTGCCTCATCTGCGCCGCCGCCTTCGGGATGGGAGCGGCTGTCCAACCCTTGCTCTACGGCGCGGTGAACGTGCCCTTCGTGGGGGTGCAACTGGGGGGGGGCGCCCTCTTCTGTCTGCTGGGGATGCTCCTGGGGGCGGGCCGGGTCAGCCTCAACGTCGTGAGCGTGATGACGAGCGTGGTGAGCATCTCCTCGCTCACCGCCACGGTCCTCCTGACGGGGGGCATGCACAGCCCCGCCTTCGCGGTCTTCTATTGCCTGCCGTTGATCATCACGGTCTTCACGCCGGGAAGACGTCTGCCCATGGTGCTGGCCATCACGTTGGCCTTGGGGGGGTTGGTGCTGGTCAGCGTGCTGTCCCAAGCAACGCGGCTCCAGTTGGCCTCCTACGCCGTCACCTATGGTTTCACGGCCCTGGTGGCCGCTTATGGGGCCCAGACGTACCGGCGGCTCATCCAGGCGGAGCAGCTCTCGCAAGAGGCCCGGTTGGAGGTGCTCAAGCAGCTCTCCGAGAGTGAGCATCGCCTGGAGCTTGCCGAGCGCAACCGCGCGGAGATCGAACGGTTGGTGTTGATCGGCCAATTGGCGTCGAGCGTGGCCCATGAAGTGAACAACCCCCTGGCCTTCGTGAAGTCCAACCTCCGGTTTATCGAAGAGGAATTCGGCCAGCATCCCGCGATGCCCAACCGGGACGAGTTCCACGAGGTGCTCGGCGAGACGCAGCAGGGCGTCCAGCGCATCCAGCAGATCGTCGCGGACCTGAAGCAGTTCTCCCGCCTGGACCCCCTCCACGAGGAGTGTTCTGTGGAGGAGGCCCTGGCGGAAGCCGAACGGTTGGCCTCGGTGCGGCTGCACAGCCTGGGAGACGTGGTGAGCGAGGTCTCCCCCGGGCTGCCGCGTGTGCGCATGGGGCAGCGCCACCTGGTGCAAGTGCTCCTCAACCTGCTGGTCAACGCCGCGGATGCGGTCGAGGTGGTCGAGCCCAAGCGGCCCGCGCGCATTGTCATTCGCGCCAGCCGCTCGACCGCGGGCGTGCGGCTGGAAGTGGAGGACAATGGACCCGGGATTGCTCCCCAGGTCATGGCGCGCCTGTTCGAGCCCTTCTTCAGCACCAAACCCCCGGGGCAGGGGACGGGGCTGGGACTGGCCCTCTGCCGCGAGTACATCTCTCGGTCCGGGGGAACCCTGGTGGCGGAGAACGCCCCGGAGGGAGGCGCTCGCTTCACCCTGGAACTCGCCGCCGCCGCCGCCCCGTGA
- a CDS encoding glutathione S-transferase family protein, which translates to MKLYASPLSSAAFKVFAVVHELGLPVTLVPVDMMKGEHKAPAFLAKNPNGKVPVLEDGDGFCIWESNAILCYLAAQKPDSRLMPTDARGIAQVQQWLQWQATTFGPSTSEVMMETVYVKMMGRVKDDAKYAAGLEKIRRDLGVLEEALAQREFLCGPLTIADFSIVSNLLLRTTMGVDLEAFPRVKTWVARLEEKESVRKARPAL; encoded by the coding sequence ATGAAGCTTTATGCCTCCCCCCTTTCCAGCGCCGCATTCAAGGTCTTCGCCGTCGTGCACGAGCTCGGCTTGCCCGTCACCCTGGTTCCCGTGGACATGATGAAGGGCGAGCACAAAGCGCCCGCATTTCTCGCCAAGAACCCCAACGGCAAGGTGCCCGTCCTCGAGGACGGCGATGGCTTCTGTATCTGGGAGTCCAACGCCATCCTCTGTTACCTGGCGGCCCAGAAGCCCGACAGCCGGCTGATGCCCACGGACGCACGGGGCATCGCCCAAGTGCAGCAGTGGCTCCAGTGGCAGGCCACCACCTTTGGCCCGTCCACGAGTGAGGTGATGATGGAGACCGTCTACGTCAAGATGATGGGCCGCGTGAAGGACGACGCGAAGTACGCGGCCGGCCTGGAGAAGATCCGCCGGGACCTCGGCGTCCTGGAAGAGGCCCTCGCCCAGCGGGAGTTCCTCTGTGGCCCGCTGACGATCGCGGACTTCTCGATCGTCTCCAACCTGCTGCTGCGCACCACGATGGGTGTGGATCTGGAGGCCTTCCCCCGCGTGAAGACCTGGGTGGCCCGCCTGGAGGAAAAAGAGAGCGTGCGCAAGGCACGGCCCGCGCTGTAG
- a CDS encoding FG-GAP-like repeat-containing protein, with product MNSTAKSWMTRAARCALALAGGAGLALTPASAFAAPTLRVMPLGDSITWGVGSPTTSSYRRPLASMLEGQSRYAVAFVGSQASGSLSDLSNEGHSGYTIDQIRAGIDGWMAGARPDVVLMHIGINDLNRNVDVPNAPNRLKALVDRIFANKPGVTVLFLGLIPTTPGLEAKVSTFNNAVRVMEGSQQQAGNKFRYVEPPALTAAQLPDNLHPNDAGYQRMAQAFFGPLDRAFTDGWAVGGPALGAGTEAGTGKVRWADFDGDGRMDYLTVASSGAVSVILNRGGDGRGGWEPIGQIATGLTTDGNRVRFADFNGDGKADYLLIGTNGAIQVYLNRGGDGRGGWEPIGQIASGTTTDASRVRFADHDGDGKTDYLVIDATGAVQVYLNRGGDGRGGWLVLGKLAGGTTTDASRVRFADLDGDNRADYSVIATDGSIQTYLNRGGDGLGGWLLLGKSATGLTQNAAQVSLADFTGDGNADYLMADLSTNAVTVYAWAGGDGHGGWINLGRLASGVSVP from the coding sequence ATGAATTCGACTGCGAAAAGTTGGATGACGAGGGCAGCGCGCTGCGCCCTCGCACTTGCAGGCGGCGCCGGATTGGCGCTGACACCCGCGAGCGCCTTCGCGGCGCCCACCCTCCGGGTCATGCCGCTTGGGGATTCGATCACCTGGGGAGTGGGCAGCCCGACCACATCATCCTATCGGCGGCCGCTGGCGAGCATGCTGGAGGGCCAGTCCCGGTATGCCGTGGCCTTCGTCGGCTCCCAAGCGTCTGGCAGCCTTTCGGATCTCTCCAACGAAGGGCACAGCGGCTACACGATCGATCAGATCCGCGCGGGCATCGACGGCTGGATGGCCGGAGCACGGCCGGACGTCGTCCTGATGCATATCGGCATCAATGACCTCAACCGCAATGTGGACGTTCCCAACGCTCCCAACCGGCTGAAGGCCCTGGTCGACCGGATCTTCGCGAACAAGCCCGGCGTCACCGTCCTCTTTCTGGGCCTGATCCCGACCACGCCCGGCCTGGAGGCGAAGGTCAGCACGTTCAACAACGCGGTCCGTGTGATGGAAGGCAGCCAGCAGCAGGCGGGCAACAAGTTCCGCTATGTCGAGCCGCCCGCGCTCACCGCCGCCCAGCTTCCCGACAACCTCCACCCCAACGATGCGGGCTACCAACGCATGGCCCAGGCCTTCTTCGGGCCGCTGGATCGGGCGTTCACCGATGGCTGGGCGGTGGGTGGACCCGCGCTGGGGGCGGGCACCGAGGCAGGGACGGGCAAGGTGCGGTGGGCGGACTTCGACGGCGACGGCCGGATGGACTACCTCACCGTCGCCAGCAGCGGCGCGGTGTCCGTCATCCTCAACCGGGGGGGCGACGGCCGCGGGGGGTGGGAGCCGATCGGCCAGATCGCCACCGGCCTGACCACGGACGGCAACCGGGTCCGGTTTGCCGACTTCAACGGCGATGGCAAGGCCGACTACCTTCTCATTGGCACGAACGGCGCGATCCAGGTCTACCTGAACCGTGGCGGCGACGGCCGCGGGGGTTGGGAGCCGATCGGCCAGATCGCCAGCGGCACGACCACCGATGCCAGCCGTGTCCGGTTCGCCGACCATGACGGCGATGGCAAGACCGACTACCTCGTCATCGACGCCACGGGGGCGGTCCAGGTCTACCTGAATCGCGGCGGAGATGGCCGTGGCGGCTGGCTCGTCCTCGGCAAGCTCGCCGGCGGTACGACCACCGATGCCAGCCGCGTCCGGTTCGCGGACCTCGACGGCGACAACCGGGCCGACTACAGCGTGATCGCCACCGATGGCTCCATCCAGACCTACCTCAACCGAGGCGGCGACGGCCTGGGCGGTTGGCTCCTCCTCGGCAAGTCCGCCACCGGCCTGACCCAAAATGCCGCCCAGGTTTCGCTCGCGGACTTTACCGGGGATGGCAACGCCGACTACCTCATGGCCGACCTGTCCACCAACGCCGTCACCGTGTACGCATGGGCAGGAGGTGACGGCCACGGGGGTTGGATCAACCTCGGCCGCCTCGCCTCCGGCGTTTCCGTTCCCTGA
- a CDS encoding serine/threonine-protein kinase translates to MDTLFPEGLPPGTLLDSWQIDGFVGYGTYGVVYRAHRRGQAASQPVALKLARHPNDLRFGREAELLTRIQHPGVPRLLARGVWRGGPRRDTYPYLVMEWVDGLKLYEWAQRHVFTSREVLRLLAQVARALAATHANQGLHRDVKGDNVLVTPSGEAFLMDFGCGTWEGAAPLTDGILAPGTRSYRSAQALRFHWTHRRASAPQYQATPADDVYALGVMAYRLCTGTYPPLATDPSRMGDDGRSTQEALVPPGKLNPLVPVLEALILRMLSDKPQDRGHAAELAEAMEWGAATAGPEADEPVSLGQPEEPGHEGPPVVPSADTRAPVSPARHRDDGSLAFLPWGVGLLVLIAGSVSLEGLGPPSSELRDGGTGGVADAAVEDPRVSSVAHGSEPSGVSLDMPKEPLPGQRRPPCPHDQINIRGGCWVEVARATPPCGEGSYDWKGACYYPVSAPPRPSTSDKP, encoded by the coding sequence ATGGACACGCTGTTCCCCGAGGGGCTCCCGCCCGGGACCCTTCTGGACTCCTGGCAGATCGATGGATTCGTGGGCTACGGCACGTATGGGGTGGTCTATCGGGCCCACAGGAGGGGACAGGCCGCATCCCAGCCCGTAGCCCTCAAGCTGGCGCGGCATCCAAACGACTTGCGCTTCGGCCGCGAGGCGGAGCTGCTCACCCGGATTCAGCACCCCGGCGTGCCTCGCCTCCTGGCGCGCGGTGTCTGGCGAGGAGGCCCCAGGCGGGACACGTACCCCTACCTGGTCATGGAGTGGGTGGACGGCCTCAAACTGTATGAGTGGGCACAGCGGCACGTGTTCACGTCACGCGAAGTGCTGCGGCTGCTGGCCCAGGTGGCGCGCGCCCTGGCGGCCACCCACGCGAACCAAGGCCTCCATCGAGACGTCAAGGGGGATAACGTATTGGTGACCCCCAGCGGTGAGGCCTTCCTCATGGACTTCGGGTGTGGCACCTGGGAGGGAGCCGCGCCCCTGACCGATGGGATTCTGGCTCCCGGCACAAGGTCCTACCGCAGTGCTCAGGCGCTGCGGTTTCATTGGACGCACCGCCGTGCGTCCGCCCCGCAGTATCAAGCCACGCCGGCAGATGATGTGTATGCACTGGGGGTCATGGCCTACCGCCTCTGCACGGGAACCTATCCGCCGCTCGCGACAGACCCCTCCCGCATGGGGGATGATGGGCGCAGCACGCAGGAGGCGCTGGTGCCTCCTGGCAAGCTGAACCCGCTGGTGCCCGTTTTGGAGGCGCTCATCCTCCGCATGCTCTCCGACAAGCCCCAGGACCGAGGTCACGCTGCGGAACTGGCCGAGGCCATGGAGTGGGGAGCGGCGACCGCGGGGCCCGAAGCCGATGAGCCCGTGAGCCTGGGACAGCCGGAGGAGCCTGGGCACGAGGGCCCTCCTGTCGTGCCCTCGGCTGACACCCGAGCCCCCGTTTCTCCCGCTCGTCACCGGGACGATGGGTCGTTGGCTTTCCTCCCCTGGGGGGTGGGCCTTCTCGTTCTCATTGCTGGAAGCGTAAGCCTGGAGGGACTTGGGCCTCCTTCTTCCGAACTGCGAGACGGCGGAACCGGGGGCGTGGCGGATGCGGCGGTGGAGGACCCGCGGGTGTCCAGCGTGGCGCATGGTTCCGAGCCGAGCGGAGTGAGCCTCGACATGCCCAAGGAGCCCTTGCCGGGCCAACGCCGGCCTCCGTGTCCTCACGATCAGATCAATATCCGGGGAGGGTGCTGGGTCGAAGTCGCCAGAGCCACGCCGCCTTGCGGAGAGGGCTCTTACGATTGGAAAGGTGCCTGTTATTACCCTGTGTCTGCACCTCCACGTCCCAGCACTTCAGACAAACCTTAG
- a CDS encoding DUF7151 family protein: MAGLVFALTACYSPSTDGKDASVRLVPEPPGTRCPQGGTAILTGLDDNEDGALSDDEVKQTSYVCSGGGGQTGSMSLVKLMPESAGARCASGGTAILSGLDTNADGIQADTEVSSTQYLCNGGDGKSGNTYLVKLIPETAGAHCSRNGTAVLGGIDVNANAQLESTEVTTTQYVCTPLAEAAGSQALIRLDVEPSGANCNQGGTAVKSGLDANSNGTLETSEVTNTTFVCNGLRGNDGQNGKNSLVRLDPDASGTNCAYGGTAVKSGLDLNGDKVLNDAEVTTTQFVCSMANLFRTKWASNPRGGYPSGEITTLWVPVSRQVSIYKTKDTSRIKLTISDNFRVGHNYNGGSGWYSVRMNGSGMGCDAKQFNSNVSGWNQNYQFPFANVCLTDTLPKGLYEFDVWSIADLGTSYIGGNYSGSALLLAEEMDDAQPYAFSKEGIGEATVSTALVKVNGREVTFTKQTASSLLKVTLADTFRAGHARDGGSATVMVRLDGATTSCYTGKFDGQGTGGNIINPFVMTCVLHNVSAGRHQLDVAFSQTAGGGDAYLGWERSSPLLLVEELPNTGLTFSNMSIGSGELSGDWAGVGARQIAHSVSSPGKTLKVTYSDTFRAVASCNGKWGSFQLYVDYQPTGCTNGQFVWNAGAAQNHHHPMNLTCLVPNLMPGYHTFSIWSTTLQQDGSTCGSNSFGWNRGQNLLMVEELP, translated from the coding sequence GTGGCCGGTCTGGTTTTCGCGCTCACCGCCTGTTATTCGCCTTCGACCGATGGCAAGGATGCCTCGGTCCGGCTCGTTCCAGAACCACCCGGAACGAGGTGCCCACAAGGAGGCACCGCGATCCTGACCGGCCTCGACGACAATGAGGACGGCGCCTTGTCCGACGATGAGGTGAAGCAGACCTCGTACGTGTGCAGCGGTGGCGGTGGCCAGACGGGGAGCATGTCGCTCGTGAAGCTGATGCCCGAGTCCGCAGGCGCCCGGTGCGCGTCCGGTGGCACCGCCATCCTGTCCGGCCTCGACACGAACGCCGACGGGATCCAGGCAGACACCGAGGTCTCAAGCACGCAGTACCTCTGCAACGGCGGAGACGGGAAGAGTGGGAACACCTATTTGGTGAAGTTGATCCCCGAGACTGCCGGTGCGCACTGTTCACGGAATGGAACGGCCGTGCTCGGGGGCATCGACGTGAACGCCAACGCGCAACTCGAGAGCACGGAGGTGACAACGACTCAGTACGTCTGCACCCCTCTTGCAGAAGCGGCCGGCAGCCAAGCCCTCATCCGGCTCGATGTCGAGCCGTCCGGTGCAAACTGCAATCAAGGTGGCACGGCCGTGAAGAGTGGCCTCGACGCCAACTCCAATGGCACGCTCGAGACAAGCGAGGTCACGAACACCACCTTCGTGTGCAATGGCCTGCGTGGCAACGACGGTCAGAATGGAAAGAACTCCCTCGTTCGGCTCGATCCCGACGCCTCGGGCACCAACTGTGCCTACGGCGGCACGGCCGTGAAGAGTGGCCTCGATTTGAATGGCGACAAGGTCCTGAACGACGCCGAGGTCACGACCACCCAGTTCGTGTGCAGCATGGCCAATCTCTTCCGGACGAAGTGGGCGAGCAACCCGCGGGGAGGCTACCCCTCTGGAGAGATCACCACCCTGTGGGTCCCCGTGTCTCGCCAGGTGTCGATCTACAAGACCAAGGATACGTCTCGCATCAAGCTCACCATCTCCGACAACTTCCGGGTGGGTCACAACTACAACGGAGGAAGTGGCTGGTACTCGGTGCGAATGAATGGCAGCGGAATGGGCTGCGACGCCAAGCAGTTCAACTCCAATGTGTCTGGTTGGAATCAGAATTATCAGTTTCCCTTCGCGAACGTGTGTCTCACTGACACGCTTCCCAAAGGTCTGTATGAATTCGATGTGTGGTCGATCGCGGATCTCGGGACCAGTTACATTGGCGGAAACTACAGTGGCAGTGCACTGCTCCTCGCCGAGGAAATGGATGACGCCCAGCCCTACGCATTTTCGAAGGAAGGCATCGGAGAGGCCACGGTGAGCACTGCGCTCGTCAAGGTGAACGGACGGGAGGTCACCTTCACGAAGCAGACCGCGTCCTCGCTTCTCAAAGTCACGCTCGCGGACACATTCCGGGCGGGTCATGCACGGGATGGAGGATCAGCGACGGTGATGGTACGGCTCGATGGCGCTACCACCAGTTGTTACACGGGCAAGTTCGACGGGCAGGGAACGGGCGGCAATATCATCAATCCTTTCGTGATGACCTGCGTCCTCCATAACGTCTCCGCGGGGAGGCATCAGTTGGACGTCGCGTTCTCGCAGACCGCAGGCGGGGGAGATGCCTACCTGGGTTGGGAGCGGAGCAGTCCCCTTCTTCTCGTCGAGGAACTTCCGAATACCGGGCTCACCTTCTCGAACATGAGCATCGGAAGTGGTGAACTCTCTGGAGACTGGGCGGGTGTCGGTGCGCGGCAGATCGCGCACAGCGTCAGTTCGCCTGGGAAGACCTTGAAGGTGACCTACTCGGACACGTTCCGTGCCGTGGCCAGTTGCAACGGGAAGTGGGGCTCTTTCCAACTGTATGTCGACTACCAGCCGACGGGGTGCACCAACGGCCAATTCGTGTGGAACGCGGGGGCTGCTCAGAATCACCACCATCCGATGAATCTGACGTGCCTCGTTCCCAACCTGATGCCTGGCTACCACACGTTCTCTATCTGGTCGACGACGCTGCAACAGGATGGAAGCACCTGCGGCTCCAATTCCTTCGGTTGGAATCGGGGGCAGAACCTGCTGATGGTCGAAGAGTTGCCGTAG
- a CDS encoding GAF domain-containing sensor histidine kinase, with the protein MKFLGELDEVATGRTQRCNRRLTDPNRLQAIRDTGLMDTPREEAFDRLARLAAELLNVPLTIVSLVDADKQFFKADFGLPSPFRETRELPIDASLCRYTLEGEPIISSNALADPFLKFHPSTGPWGIVAIIVLPLINPDGHVLGTFCCIEPKVREWTAHELKVMRELTASIMTEINLREQIAKLKTEQNLRDTFVAALTHDLRTPLTASKLSVQLLGRRHADMPSVQSSVARVTESLDRAERMIQNLLDASRIKAGKWVSLKVSECDFHEITVRALEELASVYTDRFVLKAEGAIKMVADPTGLRRIVDNLASNAAKYGAPGTPIEVVLGRRGGHVTLQVKNQGPPIDGGELLTIFEPFHRSRSARESAEKGWGLGLPLVKGLAEAHGGRATVTSSAQDGTCFTITLPLNAASRETFSAIADSQLAGENEPTGFRS; encoded by the coding sequence ATGAAGTTTCTAGGTGAGTTGGATGAAGTCGCGACTGGACGGACACAACGGTGCAATCGCCGCCTCACGGACCCAAACCGTCTGCAGGCGATCCGGGATACGGGGCTGATGGACACGCCTCGGGAGGAGGCATTTGATCGGCTTGCCCGCTTGGCAGCCGAGCTCCTCAACGTCCCCTTGACGATCGTTTCCTTGGTGGATGCCGACAAACAATTCTTCAAAGCGGATTTCGGCCTGCCGTCGCCCTTTCGAGAGACTCGAGAGCTACCGATTGACGCTTCTCTTTGCCGATACACACTCGAGGGCGAACCCATCATCTCCTCGAATGCTCTTGCTGACCCATTCCTGAAGTTTCATCCCTCGACCGGGCCCTGGGGAATCGTTGCCATCATCGTGCTCCCATTGATCAACCCGGACGGACACGTGCTGGGAACCTTCTGCTGCATCGAACCCAAGGTGCGCGAATGGACTGCACATGAGCTCAAGGTGATGCGGGAACTGACGGCGTCCATCATGACGGAGATCAATCTCCGGGAGCAGATCGCGAAACTGAAGACCGAGCAGAATCTCCGGGACACGTTCGTCGCGGCGCTGACCCATGATTTACGCACGCCCCTGACGGCGTCGAAGCTGAGCGTGCAGCTTCTTGGAAGACGCCATGCGGACATGCCAAGTGTCCAATCGTCAGTGGCTCGGGTGACCGAGAGTCTGGACCGCGCGGAACGAATGATCCAAAACCTGCTGGACGCGAGCCGGATCAAGGCCGGAAAGTGGGTGTCCCTGAAAGTGAGCGAATGCGATTTCCACGAGATCACTGTTCGGGCGCTGGAGGAACTCGCGTCGGTTTACACGGATCGCTTCGTGCTGAAGGCAGAAGGCGCGATCAAGATGGTGGCGGATCCGACCGGGCTGCGCCGCATCGTCGATAACCTGGCTTCAAACGCGGCAAAGTACGGCGCGCCGGGCACTCCCATCGAAGTAGTGCTCGGCCGAAGAGGGGGCCACGTGACGCTTCAAGTGAAGAATCAAGGCCCTCCCATCGATGGGGGCGAATTGCTGACCATCTTCGAGCCTTTTCACCGCTCAAGGTCCGCCAGGGAGAGCGCAGAAAAAGGATGGGGGCTCGGCCTGCCCTTGGTGAAAGGCTTGGCCGAAGCGCATGGGGGGAGGGCAACCGTGACGAGCTCCGCCCAGGACGGGACTTGCTTCACGATCACACTCCCGCTCAACGCGGCTTCGCGGGAGACGTTCTCGGCCATTGCAGATTCGCAACTCGCTGGCGAGAACGAGCCCACGGGCTTCCGGAGTTAA